The following proteins are co-located in the Aggregatibacter aphrophilus ATCC 33389 genome:
- a CDS encoding integration host factor subunit alpha, with protein sequence MTLTKVELAENLIEKFHLSKREAKDLVESFFEEIRVALETGNDVKLSGFGNFELRDKASRPGRNPKTGESVPVSARRVVVFKPGQKLRSRVEKVKPKA encoded by the coding sequence ATGACATTAACTAAAGTAGAACTCGCCGAGAATCTTATTGAGAAATTCCATCTCAGTAAACGTGAAGCCAAAGACTTAGTGGAAAGCTTCTTTGAAGAAATCCGTGTGGCTTTGGAAACAGGAAATGATGTGAAGTTATCCGGTTTCGGTAATTTCGAATTACGCGATAAAGCCTCCCGTCCGGGTCGGAATCCTAAGACCGGAGAAAGTGTCCCTGTCTCTGCCCGTCGTGTCGTGGTATTTAAACCGGGGCAAAAATTACGCAGTCGGGTAGAAAAAGTTAAGCCAAAAGCCTAA